In a single window of the Streptomyces cinnabarinus genome:
- a CDS encoding glycosyltransferase translates to MTQPWTRREDVETRRPIALDSREPVLDLVVPVFNEEADLERSVRTLHAHLRTGFPYPFRITVADNASTDATPRIAARLAHELPETRWLRLEEKGRGRALRAAWSQSSAPVLAYVDVDLSTELAALLPLVAPLISGHSDLAIGTRLAPGSRVVRGPRREFLSRGYNTLLRSTLAVGFSDAQCGFKAVRREVAERLVPLVRDEEWFFDTELLVIAERAGLRIHEVPVDWVDDPDSRVDIRATVLADLRGIARIGTALARGTLPSDAARQRLLPQLLRFGLVGAVSTVAHLLLYAALRPAIGAQAANALALLVCAVANTAANRRFAFGVRGRDGALRHQARGLLVFALGLTLTAGALAALHLMAPDAAPRTELAVLVAANLTATLLRFLLLRAWVFRTGAAR, encoded by the coding sequence GTGACACAACCATGGACGCGACGGGAGGACGTCGAGACACGGCGACCGATAGCCCTCGACTCCCGCGAACCCGTTCTGGACCTCGTCGTCCCCGTCTTCAACGAGGAGGCGGACCTGGAACGCAGTGTGCGAACGCTCCACGCCCACCTGCGCACCGGCTTCCCGTACCCCTTCCGCATCACCGTCGCCGACAACGCCAGCACGGACGCCACACCCCGGATCGCCGCCCGCCTCGCCCATGAGCTGCCGGAGACACGGTGGCTGCGGCTGGAGGAGAAGGGACGGGGCCGGGCCCTGCGGGCGGCCTGGTCGCAGTCGTCGGCGCCGGTTCTGGCGTACGTCGATGTCGATCTGTCGACCGAACTGGCCGCGCTGCTGCCGCTGGTGGCGCCCCTGATTTCCGGGCATTCCGACCTCGCCATCGGGACCCGGCTGGCGCCCGGGTCGCGGGTGGTCCGCGGGCCCCGGCGGGAGTTCCTCTCCCGCGGCTACAACACCCTGCTCCGCTCCACGCTGGCCGTCGGGTTCTCCGACGCGCAGTGCGGGTTCAAGGCGGTGCGGCGCGAGGTCGCGGAGCGGCTGGTGCCGCTGGTGCGGGACGAGGAGTGGTTCTTCGACACCGAACTGCTCGTGATCGCCGAGCGGGCCGGGCTGCGCATCCACGAGGTGCCGGTCGACTGGGTGGACGACCCGGACAGCCGGGTCGACATCCGGGCCACCGTCCTCGCCGACCTGCGCGGCATCGCCCGCATCGGTACGGCCCTGGCCCGCGGCACCCTGCCGTCCGACGCCGCCCGCCAACGGCTGCTCCCCCAGCTTCTGCGGTTCGGCCTGGTCGGCGCCGTCAGCACCGTCGCCCACCTCCTGCTGTACGCCGCCCTGCGCCCGGCGATCGGAGCGCAGGCGGCCAACGCGCTGGCGCTGCTGGTGTGCGCCGTCGCGAACACGGCCGCGAACCGCCGGTTCGCCTTCGGGGTGCGCGGCCGGGACGGGGCGCTGCGCCATCAGGCCCGTGGTCTGCTGGTCTTCGCCCTGGGACTGACGCTCACCGCCGGAGCGCTGGCCGCGCTGCACCTCATGGCGCCCGACGCCGCACCGCGCACCGAACTCGCCGTGCTCGTCGCCGCCAACCTCACCGCGACCCTGCTGCGGTTCCTGCTGCTGCGCGCCTGGGTGTTCCGCACGGGAGCCGCCCGATGA
- a CDS encoding SigE family RNA polymerase sigma factor produces MQRARDGEFDAFVAARWSGLLHLARLLTGGDRHRAEDLVQESLVKLWSVWAKVGEEAPEAYVRRVMARAAAKSARRRWWGERPVEQVPELAVPGDMSTAVAERSRLENALAQLTPRQRAAVVLRYYQDLPDRQVAEVLGCPVGTARSHASRGVARLRQLLSDVIEPVG; encoded by the coding sequence ATGCAACGGGCTCGGGACGGTGAGTTCGACGCCTTTGTGGCGGCCCGGTGGTCCGGGCTGCTCCATCTCGCCCGGCTGCTCACCGGAGGGGACCGGCACCGGGCCGAGGATCTGGTGCAGGAGTCCCTGGTCAAGCTGTGGTCCGTGTGGGCGAAGGTCGGCGAGGAGGCGCCCGAGGCCTACGTCCGTCGGGTCATGGCACGCGCCGCCGCGAAGTCGGCACGGCGCCGGTGGTGGGGTGAGCGCCCGGTCGAGCAGGTGCCCGAACTGGCCGTCCCCGGCGACATGTCCACCGCCGTCGCCGAGCGCTCACGGCTGGAGAACGCGCTCGCGCAGCTGACGCCCAGGCAGCGCGCGGCCGTCGTACTCCGCTACTACCAGGACCTGCCCGACCGGCAGGTCGCCGAAGTACTGGGCTGCCCGGTGGGCACCGCCCGCTCGCACGCCTCACGCGGGGTCGCCCGCCTGCGGCAACTGCTGTCCGACGTCATCGAGCCGGTGGGGTGA
- a CDS encoding GNAT family N-acetyltransferase — protein sequence MHDYDIRAAGPENVGGVRAVMLDTVYRDFGSGYVPRWHEDIVDPVGAYVVPARHALLVAVAAGSGEIVATGALDARGPQAPPNPAHVAERYPSGATAQLRRIYVRPDHRRRGLARRLVRELTEFAVADGGYRAVYLHTDPAVEGAEAFWRSLGKVVHDEREDPGGGQGIVHFEIPMGR from the coding sequence GTGCATGACTACGACATCAGGGCGGCCGGGCCGGAGAACGTCGGAGGTGTTCGGGCCGTGATGCTGGACACCGTCTACCGGGACTTCGGCAGCGGGTATGTGCCGCGATGGCACGAGGACATCGTGGATCCGGTGGGGGCCTACGTGGTACCTGCGCGGCATGCCCTGCTCGTTGCCGTGGCGGCAGGGAGCGGAGAGATCGTCGCCACCGGGGCGCTGGACGCGCGCGGGCCGCAGGCGCCGCCCAATCCGGCGCACGTCGCCGAGCGGTATCCCTCCGGCGCGACCGCCCAGTTGCGGCGGATCTATGTGCGGCCCGACCACCGGCGGCGCGGGCTCGCGCGGCGGCTGGTGCGGGAGTTGACGGAGTTCGCCGTGGCGGACGGGGGGTATCGGGCCGTCTATTTGCACACCGACCCCGCTGTCGAGGGGGCCGAGGCGTTCTGGCGGTCCCTGGGGAAGGTCGTGCACGACGAGCGGGAGGACCCCGGCGGCGGGCAGGGGATTGTTCACTTCGAGATACCGATGGGGCGGTAG
- a CDS encoding ABC transporter substrate-binding protein — protein sequence MRRVRLSAAALLSASLLTGCFAASGDATGDASGGSRLRVALAFPPAENLSPYGADATILSRLGVTEGLTSLDANGAAAPALAVSWRREGERSWVFRLREATFQDASAVTPAAVAASLTRATEARPAPAALAGVGLTAKAAGEGDVRITTEDPDPVLPLRLSSPSLAVLSARAYDAEARVDLVGTATGPFELTKVMGSTAVTLDRYDDYWGGRAQAPGIDVKFIPDGTARTNALRTGQVDLAEAVPVAHAASLDKDVLEATETTRTTSLLLNSESGPFKDAGLRAAVREAADTSVLAEDVYEGYADAGTGIYGPAVTWAEGKRTRPVGRTAADDPDGTRITLATYDNRPELPEVAQALEQQLEKAGFDVTLQVREYSRLESDALDGEFDAFVLARNTLVDTGDPVSVLASDYTCDGGYNLAQLCDRDVDRAVAKAEDAGDTAARQDAAMAAEARILGTDAVIPLVHQRIVTGVAAPVRGALLDPYERALVGTGTRR from the coding sequence GTGCGCCGAGTTCGTCTTTCTGCTGCCGCGCTGCTGTCCGCTTCCTTGCTCACCGGGTGCTTCGCCGCCTCCGGTGACGCCACGGGCGACGCCTCCGGGGGCTCCCGGCTACGGGTCGCGCTCGCGTTCCCGCCCGCCGAGAACCTGTCGCCCTACGGCGCCGATGCCACCATCCTCAGCCGCCTCGGCGTCACCGAAGGGCTGACCTCGCTCGACGCCAACGGGGCCGCGGCCCCGGCGCTCGCCGTGTCCTGGCGGCGGGAGGGGGAGCGCAGTTGGGTGTTCCGTCTGCGGGAGGCCACCTTCCAGGACGCCTCCGCCGTCACGCCCGCCGCCGTGGCCGCCTCGCTGACCCGGGCCACCGAGGCCAGGCCCGCCCCCGCCGCCCTGGCCGGAGTCGGGCTCACCGCGAAGGCCGCGGGGGAGGGCGACGTACGGATCACCACCGAGGATCCCGACCCTGTGCTGCCGCTACGGCTGTCCAGCCCCTCGCTGGCCGTGCTCTCCGCAAGGGCCTACGACGCCGAGGCCCGCGTCGATCTGGTCGGCACCGCCACCGGGCCGTTCGAGCTGACCAAGGTCATGGGCAGCACCGCGGTCACGCTCGACCGGTACGACGACTACTGGGGCGGCCGGGCCCAGGCGCCCGGCATCGACGTGAAGTTCATCCCCGACGGCACCGCCCGCACCAACGCCCTGCGCACCGGGCAGGTCGACCTCGCCGAGGCGGTCCCCGTCGCCCACGCCGCCTCCCTCGACAAGGACGTCCTGGAGGCCACCGAGACCACCCGGACCACCAGCCTGCTGCTCAACTCCGAGTCCGGGCCGTTCAAGGACGCCGGGCTGCGGGCCGCCGTACGGGAGGCCGCCGACACCTCCGTGCTCGCCGAGGACGTGTACGAGGGGTACGCCGACGCCGGAACCGGGATCTACGGGCCCGCCGTCACCTGGGCCGAGGGCAAGCGGACCCGGCCCGTCGGGCGGACCGCGGCCGATGACCCGGACGGCACCCGGATCACCCTCGCCACCTACGACAACCGGCCCGAACTCCCCGAGGTCGCCCAGGCGCTCGAACAGCAGCTGGAGAAAGCCGGGTTCGACGTCACCCTCCAGGTACGCGAGTACTCACGCCTGGAGAGCGACGCGCTCGACGGCGAGTTCGACGCCTTCGTGCTGGCGCGCAACACCCTTGTCGACACGGGCGATCCCGTCTCCGTGCTCGCCAGTGACTACACGTGTGACGGCGGCTACAACCTCGCCCAGCTCTGCGACCGGGACGTCGACCGGGCCGTGGCGAAGGCCGAGGACGCCGGCGACACCGCCGCGCGGCAGGACGCGGCGATGGCCGCCGAGGCCCGGATCCTCGGCACCGACGCCGTGATCCCCCTGGTCCACCAGCGGATCGTCACCGGCGTCGCCGCCCCGGTGCGCGGCGCCCTCCTCGACCCGTACGAGCGCGCCCTCGTCGGCACCGGCACCCGGCGCTGA
- a CDS encoding ABC transporter permease subunit, with product MGRRTSSILWRAGIAVALITAIGLLPWVSHTDPARTVLKARSADRDPTPEALADIRGRLGLDAGPFHLLGDWLGGLFRGDLGTSWLSGGEVGPEVLRALGVSLLLMGVALVVAAVTAALICARTLRPGARGRRAGGTGSAVLAALPEFLTATVLATVVGVQLGWLPALGWYGPRWTVLPALALGLPAGAVLGRLLDDLLPGAFAEPWARAAAARGLPRRTIARQALRRSLPGLLPNTGLFVVGLTGGAVAVEQIFDIPGLGRTTLQAALAQDLPVLQAGTLLLVLLAAAAAGLAHLGTHLLTGPALRDGVLPTPHGPTTPARSPQPLLHAGLLLGVIALGLPRDPFAVDTGARLRPPSRSHPFGTDALGRDLLARVAHGALDTLLLAVTVGAVALVAGVLLGLAPRFSGPLVDTVTALPPVLVALLVTAVAGSGAATPALAVAAVAWAPLAAHTSALLRQERAALHVTATRALGAGPGYLLRHELLPAILPPVTRHALLRLPGIALSLASLAFLGLGAQPPSPEWGLLLAENQPYAERAPWAVLAPAALLALLGALAVTAAGGVRLPKRRVRAGS from the coding sequence GTGGGCCGGCGCACGTCCTCGATCCTGTGGCGGGCCGGTATCGCGGTGGCCCTCATCACCGCCATCGGCCTGCTTCCCTGGGTCTCGCACACCGACCCCGCCCGCACCGTGCTCAAGGCCCGCTCAGCGGACCGCGACCCCACGCCGGAGGCGCTCGCGGACATCAGAGGCCGACTCGGTCTCGACGCGGGCCCGTTCCACCTGCTCGGCGACTGGCTGGGCGGGCTGTTCCGCGGCGACCTCGGCACCTCCTGGCTCAGCGGCGGAGAGGTCGGGCCCGAGGTGCTCCGGGCCCTCGGCGTCTCCCTGCTGCTGATGGGCGTCGCCCTGGTCGTCGCCGCCGTCACCGCCGCGCTGATCTGCGCCCGCACCCTCCGCCCTGGTGCCCGCGGCCGACGCGCCGGGGGCACCGGTTCCGCCGTGCTCGCCGCACTGCCCGAGTTCCTCACCGCCACCGTGCTCGCCACCGTCGTCGGCGTCCAGCTCGGCTGGCTTCCCGCCCTCGGCTGGTACGGACCCCGCTGGACCGTCCTGCCCGCGCTCGCCCTCGGCCTGCCCGCGGGCGCGGTCCTCGGGCGGCTCCTCGACGACCTGCTGCCCGGCGCCTTCGCCGAACCCTGGGCGCGGGCCGCGGCCGCCCGCGGACTGCCCCGCCGTACGATCGCCCGCCAGGCGCTGCGCCGCAGCCTGCCCGGACTGCTGCCCAACACCGGCCTGTTCGTGGTCGGACTGACCGGCGGTGCGGTCGCGGTCGAGCAGATCTTCGACATCCCCGGCCTCGGCCGCACGACCCTCCAGGCGGCCCTCGCCCAGGACCTGCCCGTTCTCCAGGCGGGCACCCTCCTGCTCGTCCTGCTCGCCGCGGCGGCCGCCGGACTCGCCCACCTCGGCACCCACCTGCTCACCGGACCCGCCCTCCGCGACGGCGTCCTGCCCACCCCGCACGGCCCCACCACCCCCGCCCGAAGCCCCCAACCTCTCCTCCACGCCGGGCTCCTGCTCGGCGTCATCGCCCTCGGCCTGCCCCGTGACCCCTTCGCCGTCGACACCGGCGCCCGGCTCCGACCACCCTCCCGCTCCCACCCGTTCGGCACCGACGCCCTCGGCCGCGACCTGCTCGCCCGGGTCGCCCACGGCGCTCTCGACACCCTGCTCCTCGCCGTCACGGTCGGGGCGGTCGCCCTGGTCGCCGGCGTGCTGCTCGGACTCGCGCCCCGGTTCTCGGGGCCGCTCGTGGACACCGTCACCGCGCTTCCGCCGGTCCTGGTCGCCCTGCTCGTCACGGCGGTGGCCGGCAGCGGTGCCGCCACCCCGGCACTGGCCGTCGCGGCCGTGGCCTGGGCGCCGCTCGCCGCGCACACCTCCGCGCTGCTGCGCCAGGAACGCGCCGCCCTCCATGTGACCGCCACCCGCGCGCTGGGTGCGGGACCCGGCTACCTGCTGCGGCACGAACTCCTGCCCGCGATCCTGCCGCCCGTCACCCGTCACGCCCTGCTGCGCCTGCCCGGCATCGCCCTGTCCCTGGCCTCGCTCGCCTTCCTCGGCCTCGGCGCCCAGCCGCCGTCCCCCGAATGGGGCCTGCTGCTCGCCGAGAACCAGCCCTACGCCGAACGCGCCCCCTGGGCCGTCCTCGCCCCCGCCGCCCTCCTGGCCCTGCTCGGCGCGCTGGCGGTCACGGCGGCGGGAGGAGTACGGCTGCCCAAGCGGCGCGTCCGGGCCGGCTCATGA
- a CDS encoding MDR family MFS transporter, with the protein MTTAPARVRLPPLVRLLLLTQLAFNLGFFAVLPFLSQHLGQDIGMAGWLVGFVLGLRTFSQQGLFVVGGALADRYGIRPVVLAGCALRIAGFAWLAFAERTWTVIGAVLLIGFAAALFSPAVESEVARQAVVHERAGGSRTRVLALLTVAGQAGAFVGPLLGALLLSVDYRAVCLGGAGIFVLVLAGHAWLLPQHIPGRPRVRVRGGIGPLLRNRRFLALCCAYGAYLLAYNQLYLALPAEVERVAGSQAPLAWLFALSSLLVVTAQLPVTRWVGERLAPRRSMGAGLLLIAGGFALVAAWRTAGLLPAAGFVVLLTLGQMLVAPAARAWVPDLADEGRLGLYTGALSSGSGLIVLVGSAASGALLNSGLPGAVPWLALAAVPLAALMLLPRRTEKRA; encoded by the coding sequence ATGACCACCGCACCCGCAAGGGTCCGCCTCCCCCCGCTCGTCCGCCTGCTCCTCCTCACCCAGCTCGCCTTCAACCTCGGCTTCTTCGCCGTCCTGCCCTTCCTCTCCCAGCACCTCGGACAGGACATCGGCATGGCGGGCTGGCTGGTCGGGTTCGTGCTCGGACTGCGGACCTTCAGCCAGCAGGGGCTGTTCGTGGTGGGCGGCGCGCTCGCCGACCGGTACGGCATCCGTCCCGTCGTCCTCGCGGGCTGCGCGCTGCGGATCGCCGGGTTCGCCTGGCTGGCGTTCGCCGAGCGGACCTGGACCGTCATCGGCGCCGTCCTCCTCATCGGGTTCGCCGCCGCGCTGTTCTCGCCCGCCGTGGAGTCCGAGGTCGCCCGGCAGGCCGTCGTCCATGAGCGGGCGGGCGGTTCACGGACCCGGGTGCTCGCGCTGCTCACGGTGGCCGGGCAGGCCGGGGCGTTCGTCGGGCCGCTGCTCGGCGCGCTGCTGCTCTCGGTCGACTACCGCGCGGTGTGCCTGGGCGGCGCCGGGATCTTCGTGCTCGTCCTCGCCGGACACGCCTGGCTGCTGCCGCAGCACATCCCCGGGCGCCCACGTGTCCGGGTCCGGGGCGGCATCGGCCCGTTGCTGCGCAACCGGCGCTTCCTCGCCCTGTGCTGCGCGTACGGCGCATATCTGCTCGCCTACAACCAGCTCTACCTGGCGCTGCCCGCCGAAGTGGAGCGGGTGGCCGGTTCGCAGGCGCCGCTGGCCTGGCTCTTCGCGCTGTCGTCGCTGTTGGTGGTGACCGCCCAATTGCCCGTCACCCGCTGGGTGGGCGAGCGGCTCGCCCCGCGCCGGTCCATGGGCGCCGGGCTGCTGCTCATTGCGGGCGGGTTCGCCCTGGTGGCCGCGTGGCGCACCGCGGGTCTGCTGCCGGCGGCCGGATTCGTCGTCCTGCTCACGCTCGGCCAGATGCTCGTGGCGCCGGCCGCGCGGGCCTGGGTGCCGGACCTCGCCGACGAGGGGCGGCTCGGTCTGTACACCGGCGCGCTGTCCTCCGGGTCCGGGCTGATCGTGCTGGTCGGCAGTGCGGCGAGCGGCGCCCTGCTGAACAGCGGGCTCCCGGGGGCCGTACCGTGGCTGGCCCTGGCCGCCGTACCCCTGGCGGCGCTGATGCTGCTGCCGCGTCGGACGGAGAAGCGGGCCTGA
- a CDS encoding CDP-alcohol phosphatidyltransferase family protein, which produces MALNNTYDARLVQQETALGAGVQILVLALLGTAIGMGPAGWLTGLAFAVATWAVLSRALHRSRLRSFGPANRVTLGRSILVGGVTALVADSFQSPPPLTLLVGLTAVALILDGVDGKVARRTGTSTALGARFDMEVDAFLILVLSVYVSMAHGPWVLLIGGMRYGFVAAARVWPWLNAPLPPSTARKTVAALQGVFLLLAASGLLPHLAEFGVVATALTTLVWSFGRDVLWLRRTSRVQQEVVETEELVAV; this is translated from the coding sequence GTGGCCCTGAACAACACTTACGACGCGAGGCTGGTCCAGCAGGAGACCGCCCTCGGAGCGGGCGTCCAGATCCTGGTGCTGGCGCTGCTCGGCACGGCGATCGGCATGGGGCCCGCGGGCTGGCTCACCGGACTGGCCTTCGCCGTCGCCACCTGGGCGGTGCTCTCCCGCGCCCTGCACCGCTCACGGCTGCGTTCCTTCGGCCCCGCCAACCGGGTGACCCTGGGCCGTTCCATCCTGGTCGGCGGAGTCACCGCGCTGGTCGCTGACTCCTTCCAGAGCCCGCCGCCGCTGACGCTGCTGGTCGGTCTGACGGCCGTGGCCCTGATCCTCGACGGCGTCGACGGCAAGGTCGCCCGCCGCACCGGCACCTCGACCGCGCTCGGCGCCCGCTTCGACATGGAGGTCGACGCGTTCCTGATCCTGGTGCTCAGCGTCTACGTCTCCATGGCGCACGGCCCCTGGGTCCTGCTGATCGGCGGCATGCGCTACGGCTTCGTCGCCGCGGCCCGCGTCTGGCCGTGGCTGAACGCGCCCCTGCCGCCGAGCACGGCCCGCAAGACCGTGGCCGCGCTCCAGGGCGTGTTCCTGCTGCTCGCGGCCTCGGGTCTGCTGCCGCACCTCGCGGAGTTCGGGGTCGTCGCGACCGCACTGACCACGCTGGTGTGGTCCTTCGGACGGGATGTGCTGTGGCTGCGGCGGACGTCGCGGGTTCAGCAGGAGGTCGTGGAGACGGAGGAATTGGTCGCGGTCTGA
- a CDS encoding zinc-dependent alcohol dehydrogenase produces the protein MKPPARAFWLSSPGEGEIREVSLPAPSEGEVLVRALYSGVSRGTETLVFRGGVPESQHAAMRAPFQEGDFPAPVKYGYLSVGVVEEGPADLVGDTVFCLYPHQTRYVVPVSAVTRVPANVPAERAVLAGTVETAVNALWDAAPLVGDRIAVVGGGMVGCSVAALLARFPGVRLQLVDADPARAKTAEALGADFALPRDALGDCDLVVHASATEQGLARSLELLRAEGTVVELSWYGDRQVSVPLGEAFHSRRLTLRSSQVGTVSPRRASRSYADRLALALELLADPALDALVTGECEFEELPEVLPRLTSGEIPAMCHRVRYGTSA, from the coding sequence ATGAAGCCACCCGCTCGCGCGTTCTGGCTCAGCAGTCCGGGTGAAGGAGAGATCAGGGAGGTTTCGCTGCCGGCCCCCTCGGAGGGCGAGGTGCTGGTCCGCGCCCTGTACTCCGGTGTCAGCCGCGGCACCGAGACCCTCGTCTTCCGCGGCGGAGTCCCCGAGAGCCAGCACGCGGCGATGCGGGCGCCCTTCCAGGAGGGCGACTTCCCGGCACCCGTGAAGTACGGCTACCTGAGCGTCGGAGTCGTCGAGGAGGGCCCCGCCGACCTCGTCGGCGACACCGTCTTCTGCCTCTACCCGCACCAGACGCGCTACGTCGTCCCGGTCAGCGCGGTCACCCGGGTACCCGCGAACGTGCCCGCCGAACGGGCCGTCCTCGCCGGCACCGTGGAGACCGCCGTCAACGCCCTCTGGGACGCGGCGCCCCTGGTCGGCGACCGGATCGCGGTGGTCGGCGGCGGCATGGTCGGCTGCTCGGTGGCCGCGCTGCTGGCCCGCTTCCCGGGCGTACGGCTGCAACTGGTCGACGCCGATCCGGCGCGCGCGAAGACCGCGGAGGCGCTCGGTGCCGACTTCGCGCTGCCGCGGGACGCGCTGGGCGACTGCGACCTCGTCGTGCACGCCAGCGCGACCGAGCAGGGCCTCGCCCGCTCCCTCGAACTGCTGCGCGCCGAAGGCACGGTCGTCGAACTGAGCTGGTACGGCGACCGGCAGGTGAGCGTGCCGCTCGGCGAGGCGTTCCATTCGCGGCGGCTCACCCTCCGTAGCAGCCAGGTCGGCACCGTCTCCCCGCGCCGCGCCTCCCGCAGTTACGCCGACCGGCTGGCCCTCGCCCTGGAACTGCTCGCGGACCCGGCGCTCGACGCCCTGGTCACCGGGGAATGTGAGTTCGAGGAGTTGCCGGAGGTGCTGCCGAGGCTCACCTCGGGCGAGATTCCGGCCATGTGTCATCGCGTGCGGTACGGGACGAGCGCCTGA
- a CDS encoding 6-pyruvoyl trahydropterin synthase family protein translates to MFSITVRDHIMIAHSFRGEVFGPAQRLHGATFLVDATFRREQLDEDNIVVDIGLATQELGAVVAELNYRNLDNEPDFAGINTSTEFLAKVIADRLAERVHKGALGEGARGLAGMTVTLHESHVAWASYERAL, encoded by the coding sequence TTGTTCAGCATCACCGTCCGCGATCACATCATGATCGCCCACAGCTTCCGCGGCGAGGTCTTCGGGCCCGCGCAGCGACTGCACGGAGCGACGTTCCTCGTGGACGCCACCTTCCGGCGCGAGCAGCTGGACGAGGACAACATCGTCGTCGACATCGGCCTGGCCACGCAGGAACTGGGCGCCGTCGTCGCCGAGTTGAACTACCGCAATCTCGACAACGAACCGGATTTCGCCGGGATCAACACCTCCACCGAGTTCCTGGCCAAGGTCATCGCCGACCGGCTCGCCGAGCGGGTGCACAAGGGGGCGCTGGGCGAGGGCGCCCGGGGACTCGCCGGAATGACCGTCACGCTGCACGAATCGCATGTCGCCTGGGCGAGTTACGAGCGTGCCCTGTGA
- a CDS encoding glycosyltransferase family 4 protein yields MTDLTTERAGLDRARLTYVPVQHSALKNAEIVPMSLRSVHFVLPGGVDDPAMPSGGNAYDRRVSLDLPGFGWQVHKHAVTGEWPRPGAAARDELGRTLAELPDGTVVLMDGLVACGVPEIVVPEAERLRIAVLVHLPLGDETGLSAEVAAELDARERAVLRAVPAVIATSDWAVRRLVSHHGLAPERVHVATPGADIAPLASGTDGVSRLLCVAAVTPRKGQHRLIEALAAVTDLPWSCVCVGGLGQDPEYVAGLRTLISGYGLQDRLVLAGPRAGAELDASYAAADLMVLTSYAETYGMAVTEALARGIPVLATDVGGVPEAVGRAPDGGVPGILVPPEDPAALAAELRGWFGEADVRRRLKAAARGRRAALDGWATTARSLAGVLGRLPNEPRRAA; encoded by the coding sequence GTGACCGACCTGACGACCGAGCGGGCCGGTCTCGACCGGGCCCGGCTGACCTATGTGCCGGTGCAGCACTCCGCCCTGAAGAACGCGGAGATCGTGCCGATGTCCCTGCGCTCCGTGCACTTCGTCCTGCCGGGCGGCGTCGACGACCCGGCGATGCCCAGCGGCGGCAACGCCTATGACCGGCGGGTCAGTCTGGACCTGCCCGGCTTCGGCTGGCAGGTCCACAAGCACGCGGTGACGGGGGAGTGGCCCCGGCCCGGCGCCGCGGCCCGGGACGAACTGGGCCGCACACTCGCGGAGTTGCCCGACGGCACGGTGGTGCTGATGGACGGTCTCGTCGCGTGCGGGGTGCCCGAGATCGTCGTACCCGAGGCGGAGCGGCTGCGGATCGCGGTGCTGGTGCATCTGCCGCTCGGCGACGAGACGGGGCTCTCGGCCGAGGTCGCCGCGGAGCTGGACGCGCGGGAGCGCGCGGTGCTGCGGGCGGTGCCCGCCGTGATCGCGACCTCCGACTGGGCGGTGCGCAGACTCGTCTCCCACCACGGCCTCGCCCCCGAACGGGTCCATGTCGCCACCCCCGGCGCCGACATCGCGCCCCTCGCCTCCGGCACCGATGGCGTCTCCCGGCTGCTGTGCGTCGCCGCGGTGACCCCGCGCAAGGGGCAGCACCGGCTGATCGAGGCGCTGGCGGCGGTCACCGACCTGCCGTGGAGCTGCGTCTGCGTGGGCGGCCTCGGCCAGGACCCCGAGTACGTGGCCGGACTGCGGACCCTGATCAGCGGGTACGGCCTCCAGGACCGGCTGGTGCTGGCGGGACCGCGGGCCGGCGCCGAACTCGACGCCAGCTATGCCGCCGCCGACCTGATGGTCCTCACCTCCTACGCCGAGACGTACGGCATGGCGGTGACCGAGGCGCTGGCACGCGGCATTCCGGTGCTGGCGACGGACGTCGGCGGCGTCCCCGAGGCGGTCGGCCGCGCCCCCGACGGCGGGGTGCCCGGCATCCTCGTCCCGCCGGAGGACCCGGCCGCGCTCGCCGCGGAGCTGCGCGGCTGGTTCGGCGAGGCGGATGTACGACGCCGCTTGAAGGCGGCCGCGCGGGGGCGGCGGGCCGCCCTCGACGGCTGGGCGACCACGGCTCGCAGCCTGGCCGGAGTTCTGGGCCGACTGCCGAACGAACCCAGGAGGGCGGCATGA